The following coding sequences lie in one Zingiber officinale cultivar Zhangliang chromosome 2B, Zo_v1.1, whole genome shotgun sequence genomic window:
- the LOC122047657 gene encoding alkaline ceramidase-like: MEDAGISSFWGPVTSTTELCEENYAYSSYIAEFYNTISNIPCILLALIGLINALRQRFEKRFSVLHISNMILAIGSMIFHATLQNVLQQSDETPMVWEMLLYLYVIYSPDWHYRSTMPTFLFIYGAAFAVVHFFVRFGIVFKIHYIVLCLLCVPRMYKYYIQTKDIAAKRLVKLYVMTIFLGTLCWLFDRIFCKKLSRWYINPQGHALWHVLMGFNSYFANTFLMFCRAQQRGWEPQVAHLFGFFPYVTIHKPKKQD, encoded by the exons ATGGAAGATGCAGGAATATCAAGCTTTTGGGGACCTGTGACATCTACCACAGAACTCTGCGAGGAAAACTATGCATATTCTTCATATATCGCTGAATTTTACAACACTATATCAAACATTCCCTGCATTCTATTGGCACTCATCGGCCTAATAAATGCCCTAAGACAAAGGTTTGAGAAAAGATTCAGTGTTCTTCATATTTCCAATATGATCCTTGCAATTGGGAGTATGATATTCCATGCCACATTGCAAAATGT GCTACAGCAGAGTGATGAAACACCAATGGTATGGGAGATGCTGCTTTATCTCTATGTTATTTACTCACCCGACTGGCACTACAGGAGCACTATGCCGACTTTTCTCTTCATATACGGTGCTGCCTTTGCCGTGGTTCATTTCTTTGTGCGGTTTGGAATAGTTTTCAAGATACATTATATCGTCCTTTGCCTTCTCTGTGTTCCTCGGATGTACAAGTACTACATACAAACAAAAGACATTGCAGCAAAACGTCTTGTCAAGCTCTACGTGATGACGATCTTCCTTGGAACATTATGCTGGTTGTTTGACAGAATATTCTGCAAGAAACTATCGCGCTGGTACATCAATCCTCAGGGCCATGCGTTGTGGCATGTGCTTATGGGGTTCAATTCCTACTTCGCGAACACCTTCTTGATGTTCTGCCGTGCGCAGCAGAGGGGCTGGGAGCCACAGGTTGCTCACCTCTTCGGCTTTTTTCCATATGTGACGATCCATAAGCCCAAAAAGCAGGATTGA